A window from Peptococcaceae bacterium 1198_IL3148 encodes these proteins:
- a CDS encoding rubredoxin — MKKYRCEVCDYIYDPEKGDPDGGIAPSTAFEDIPDDWVCPVCGVGKDQFVVVE, encoded by the coding sequence ATGAAAAAATATCGTTGTGAGGTCTGTGACTATATCTACGACCCAGAAAAGGGTGACCCCGATGGTGGCATTGCCCCTAGCACTGCCTTTGAAGATATTCCCGATGACTGGGTTTGTCCAGTATGTGGCGTTGGCAAGGACCAATTTGTGGTGGTAGAATAA
- a CDS encoding DUF1540 domain-containing protein — translation MPQQHIHCAVNNCHYWAQGNKCVANEIIVVNDAFGNKQPDRVDHNMALQLSPTPAQTCMETCCKTFVQKGSPNITADKAYKIQS, via the coding sequence ATGCCACAACAACATATCCATTGTGCTGTTAACAACTGCCATTATTGGGCCCAGGGTAACAAATGCGTAGCTAATGAAATTATTGTGGTTAATGATGCTTTTGGCAACAAACAGCCGGACCGGGTAGATCACAACATGGCTCTACAACTGAGTCCCACACCCGCTCAAACCTGTATGGAAACCTGTTGTAAAACCTTTGTTCAAAAGGGATCTCCCAACATCACCGCCGATAAAGCTTACAAAATTCAATCATAG